One window of Dermacentor albipictus isolate Rhodes 1998 colony chromosome 9, USDA_Dalb.pri_finalv2, whole genome shotgun sequence genomic DNA carries:
- the LOC139050116 gene encoding uncharacterized protein, protein MPVDALYGSLGTSLGSVTAEIFFAEAQKVATPPAIAAFLECAAQNAGKELAVPTAGIHMAYRVFLEQMREASGTEKQLPLAGLEDLSPGQLLFFATVYHHCGSAELTKGNKMLRMLSGFSEAYACARESPMRAAVFCNQLD, encoded by the coding sequence GTACGGTTCCCTGGGCACGTCATTGGGTTCAGTCACAGCCGAGATCTTCTTCGCCGAGGCCCAGAAGGTGGCAACTCCACCGGCGATTGCCGCCTTCCTGGAGTGCGCTGCCCAGAACGCCGGGAAGGAGCTCGCGGTTCCAACGGCCGGCATCCACATGGCGTACAGGGTGTTTCTGGAGCAAATGCGAGAGGCGTCCGGCACCGAGAAGCAGCTGCCCCTGGCCGGTCTGGAGGACCTGAGCCCGGGACAGTTGCTCTTCTTCGCCACCGTGTACCACCACTGCGGCTCGGCCGAATTGACCAAGGGCAACAAGATGCTCCGAATGCTCAGCGGCTTCAGCGAGGCCTACGCTTGCGCCAGGGAGAGTCCGATGCGAGCAGCGGTGTTCTGCAACCAGCTGGACTGA